Proteins encoded within one genomic window of Chitinophagales bacterium:
- a CDS encoding bifunctional nuclease family protein, with amino-acid sequence MVPLEIQSISTSFSTRNGYNVVLKEIGGVRKFQIIVGGAEAQAMAISSEKIITTRPLTHHFVQMILNDFEIMLKHIVIYKYEDGVYYAHAVLEDNFGHIKYIDCRPSDAICLALKMEKPILAVEEVFEDIQQSYADKVEHPHKSSNNQDLAQIETSRLKSMLKEAIGREDYEMAAKIQEELNRR; translated from the coding sequence ATGGTTCCTCTCGAAATTCAATCTATCTCCACTAGCTTTTCTACACGCAACGGTTATAATGTAGTGCTCAAGGAGATTGGAGGTGTTCGCAAATTTCAAATCATTGTAGGAGGTGCTGAAGCACAGGCTATGGCTATTTCGTCAGAAAAAATTATCACTACTCGACCACTTACCCATCATTTCGTTCAAATGATTTTGAATGATTTTGAAATCATGCTCAAGCACATAGTTATTTACAAATATGAAGATGGTGTTTATTATGCGCATGCGGTATTGGAAGACAATTTTGGACATATTAAATATATAGATTGCAGACCATCGGATGCGATATGTTTAGCTTTGAAAATGGAAAAACCTATACTAGCTGTTGAAGAAGTTTTTGAAGATATCCAACAAAGCTATGCCGATAAAGTGGAACACCCTCACAAGTCTTCAAATAATCAAGACTTAGCACAAATCGAGACATCGCGACTAAAATCTATGCTCAAAGAAGCCATAGGTAGAGAAGACTATGAAATGGCAGCCAAGATACAAGAGGAATTGAATAGGAGATAG
- a CDS encoding DUF1569 domain-containing protein codes for MSILNQSSAPKIIDRLNNLKPDTQPQWGKMNAAEMLLHCRKAIEIPLGKHQLNPNFFFKLFFGKWIKSAVVGDKPFQKDSPTSPDFLVNDKGLDFEKEKQALLEDIHTFVHTTDDILDQRPHGLFGSMTAHEWRKGQWKHLDHHWRQFGV; via the coding sequence ATGTCTATACTAAATCAAAGTTCTGCTCCAAAGATTATTGATAGGCTAAACAATTTAAAGCCTGACACTCAACCTCAATGGGGCAAGATGAATGCCGCTGAAATGTTGTTGCATTGCAGAAAAGCTATAGAAATACCATTAGGTAAGCATCAGCTAAACCCCAATTTTTTCTTCAAATTATTTTTTGGTAAGTGGATAAAGTCAGCAGTTGTAGGAGATAAGCCGTTTCAAAAAGATTCTCCTACGTCTCCCGATTTTTTAGTGAATGACAAAGGACTTGATTTTGAAAAAGAAAAACAAGCCTTGCTTGAAGACATTCATACTTTTGTTCATACAACCGATGACATTCTAGACCAAAGACCGCATGGACTCTTCGGCTCTATGACAGCGCATGAGTGGCGCAAAGGCCAATGGAAGCATTTGGATCATCATTGGAGGCAGTTTGGGGTGTGA